Proteins found in one Physeter macrocephalus isolate SW-GA chromosome 17, ASM283717v5, whole genome shotgun sequence genomic segment:
- the SCN1B gene encoding sodium channel regulatory subunit beta-1 isoform X3, whose protein sequence is MTFKILCISCKRRSETTAETFTEWTFRQKGTEEFVKILRYENEVLQLEEDERFEGRVVWNGSRGTKDLQDLSIFITNVTYNHSGDYKCHVYRLLFFDNYEHNTSVVKKIHLEVVNKANRDMASIVSEIMMYLLIVVLTIWFVAEMVYCYKKIAAATEAAAQENASEYLAITSESKENCTGVQVAE, encoded by the exons ATGACCTTCAAAATTCTGTGCATCTCCTGCAAGCGCCGCAGCGAGACCACTGCCGAGACCTTCACGGAGTGGACCTTCCGCCAGAAGGGCACAGAGGAGTTTGTCAAG ATCCTGCGCTATGAGAACGAGGTGCTGCAGCTGGAGGAGGATGAGCGCTTTGAGGGCCGCGTGGTGTGGAATGGCAGCCGGGGCACCAAGGACCTGCAGGACCTGTCCATCTTCATCACCAACGTCACCTACAACCACTCGGGCGACTACAAGTGCCACGTGTACCGCCTGCTCTTCTTCGACAACTACGAGCACAACACCAGCGTCGTCAAAAAGATCCACCTTGAGGTGGTGAACAAAG CCAACAGAGACATGGCGTCCATCGTGTCTGAGATCATGATGTACTTGCTCATCGTGGTGTTGACCATATGGTTCGTGGCAGAGATGGTTTACTGCTACAAGAAGATCGCCGCTGCCACGGAGGCTGCTGCACAAGAGAACGC CTCGGAATACCTGGCCATCACCTCAGAAAGCAAAGAGAACTGTACGGGCGTCCAGGTGGCCGAATAG
- the SCN1B gene encoding sodium channel regulatory subunit beta-1 isoform X1 yields the protein MGTLLAFVVGAALVSSAWGGCVEVDSETEAVYGMTFKILCISCKRRSETTAETFTEWTFRQKGTEEFVKILRYENEVLQLEEDERFEGRVVWNGSRGTKDLQDLSIFITNVTYNHSGDYKCHVYRLLFFDNYEHNTSVVKKIHLEVVNKANRDMASIVSEIMMYLLIVVLTIWFVAEMVYCYKKIAAATEAAAQENASEYLAITSESKENCTGVQVAE from the exons ATGGGGACGCTGCTGGCCTTCGTGGTCGGCGCGGCACTGG TGTCCTCAGCCTGGGGAGGCTGTGTGGAGGTGGACTCAGAGACCGAGGCCGTGTATGGGATGACCTTCAAAATTCTGTGCATCTCCTGCAAGCGCCGCAGCGAGACCACTGCCGAGACCTTCACGGAGTGGACCTTCCGCCAGAAGGGCACAGAGGAGTTTGTCAAG ATCCTGCGCTATGAGAACGAGGTGCTGCAGCTGGAGGAGGATGAGCGCTTTGAGGGCCGCGTGGTGTGGAATGGCAGCCGGGGCACCAAGGACCTGCAGGACCTGTCCATCTTCATCACCAACGTCACCTACAACCACTCGGGCGACTACAAGTGCCACGTGTACCGCCTGCTCTTCTTCGACAACTACGAGCACAACACCAGCGTCGTCAAAAAGATCCACCTTGAGGTGGTGAACAAAG CCAACAGAGACATGGCGTCCATCGTGTCTGAGATCATGATGTACTTGCTCATCGTGGTGTTGACCATATGGTTCGTGGCAGAGATGGTTTACTGCTACAAGAAGATCGCCGCTGCCACGGAGGCTGCTGCACAAGAGAACGC CTCGGAATACCTGGCCATCACCTCAGAAAGCAAAGAGAACTGTACGGGCGTCCAGGTGGCCGAATAG
- the SCN1B gene encoding sodium channel regulatory subunit beta-1 isoform X2, whose amino-acid sequence MSSAWGGCVEVDSETEAVYGMTFKILCISCKRRSETTAETFTEWTFRQKGTEEFVKILRYENEVLQLEEDERFEGRVVWNGSRGTKDLQDLSIFITNVTYNHSGDYKCHVYRLLFFDNYEHNTSVVKKIHLEVVNKANRDMASIVSEIMMYLLIVVLTIWFVAEMVYCYKKIAAATEAAAQENASEYLAITSESKENCTGVQVAE is encoded by the exons A TGTCCTCAGCCTGGGGAGGCTGTGTGGAGGTGGACTCAGAGACCGAGGCCGTGTATGGGATGACCTTCAAAATTCTGTGCATCTCCTGCAAGCGCCGCAGCGAGACCACTGCCGAGACCTTCACGGAGTGGACCTTCCGCCAGAAGGGCACAGAGGAGTTTGTCAAG ATCCTGCGCTATGAGAACGAGGTGCTGCAGCTGGAGGAGGATGAGCGCTTTGAGGGCCGCGTGGTGTGGAATGGCAGCCGGGGCACCAAGGACCTGCAGGACCTGTCCATCTTCATCACCAACGTCACCTACAACCACTCGGGCGACTACAAGTGCCACGTGTACCGCCTGCTCTTCTTCGACAACTACGAGCACAACACCAGCGTCGTCAAAAAGATCCACCTTGAGGTGGTGAACAAAG CCAACAGAGACATGGCGTCCATCGTGTCTGAGATCATGATGTACTTGCTCATCGTGGTGTTGACCATATGGTTCGTGGCAGAGATGGTTTACTGCTACAAGAAGATCGCCGCTGCCACGGAGGCTGCTGCACAAGAGAACGC CTCGGAATACCTGGCCATCACCTCAGAAAGCAAAGAGAACTGTACGGGCGTCCAGGTGGCCGAATAG